The sequence agCCCACAGAGAATGACTTTCAGTCGGCCTTAAAGGGGTTTTAGAAACAGTCAGACAAGTCAGAAAACTGAGGCAGTTCTTAGATCAGACTGTTTTCAGTGAGGGAGCAGAGCTGCTTACCTCGAGTGGACTTATGAAAACATCACCAAATCAGGCTGAGAAGTGGTCAAGTTCATCACGAAACATGACAAACCTTTGACAGAGGTGGAGCTTAACAAACACTGTGTCACACCATTGGTGGAGAACATTTGAGAAGAAGCACCAAAtttctgttgtttgtttgtctcatAACACTGTGACACAGAGGACTGAAGACGCACCATCTGATATTAAAAAGACAACTGGAGGACAGAGGTGAATTTAAAAGACCAGATTGTTGGGAGCTGTAGAAAAATAATGGATTTTATTCAATGAAGTCATGTTGGTCTGAATTAATATTGTAGTGATGAATAAATTCTGGGAGCAAAGATAATTATTCTTGGTCTGCTCATAACCAGAGCTGCTCTTACTCATGTACAACAGGTTACTGATGTTGACCTTTTAGTACCAAGTGCTGgatcaaaataaaccaaacctctACGTGCCAGAATACACAAACCACTGCCACCAGAATCCTTTCAGCTacctttgttcatttctaaattcaaagTCTCTGCTGATCTTGGACAAAGGGAGTCGAAACATTGAGGGTGGTGACGTCACTTTCCTTCAGGAAGAAATTATCCAGAGATTTTACACAATATGGAGGAATTTTACATGtatctttcatcaaaatcctcctcatcctgttgtgTAAGTCTTGACAGAATTACTGGAGGAATAACagatgaggaaaatatttgaaTGTTACAACAACATGTTCTAAattatcagtaacacaaacaaagctgagtgaacaaaccggTTCTGTATAAGAGATTTAAaacaggattaaaaacagcacccagccctttacctcttttgttctcttcttttaaatggctcatttcttcttcctggtctgtgatcattccttcatcagcaggtgttagctgtagtttcaacatgtccctcagctgctgtacttcagacatgtttgcagaaagactttaaaaaacacacaaaagaaagagagagtcaacgaccaagtggaggaaagactaaaaacaggctgatttaatcatctgctgctctgctgcccaaaCTGACCAATCATAAGTGAGAGACAACACAGAAATGTCCCTGTGCTGTGACAGACAtcctaaagcaggagacaccaaccctgatcccagaCAACGCATGACATGTAAGTTTTCCTAAAGTCCCGGTCACACAACACTAACGAAagacaacgaagcccaaatgaaacaagaaatctggactttcgttggcatcattttaTTGACTGAAAATTATTCTAAGTTGTGTTTACCAGGACAGGACCGGCTGCAGTCCACGGACAGGCAGGACAGTGTGTCGTGGCCTCATGTGGTTTTGAGGTAGTCCCTGTTGCTGCTTGACCCTTTCCTCTTCAGGCCCGTCTTCACACTCTGTCAACACCTGGTAGATTTTCATCCTTTGCTTTTCTGTAGCTCCACTCCGACATGGTGCTTAAGGAGTCCCGGACATAGGCTGCAAAAGTGTTCCTCGCTGTGCTGGGGTGCTGCTCTTTACACTTTTGCAGTTCTTCCGTGCGGTCCCGACCGTCTTCTGCTCGTTCCTGCATTAGCTGTAACATTCGGTCCATCTCGCCTTCTTTGACAGGACTCCTTCTTGGGCCAGCTGAAGTGGAAGCCCTCGGTTCGCCTTCAGAGTCTATGTCTGCGGCCTCCTGTGCAACAGCAGCTTCAGCAGCATACAAGTTGCCTGAGTGCTCAAGGATAAGAGCCTCCACCTGCAaagacaaaatcagaaaccaaggtAAGTTTTatggaaagtaaaaaaaaaaaaaaaattaatgtaatAAATTTAGGAAATTAAAGTAACGTTTGTACTTACACTTCTGACTGGTTTTGGCCGATGACGAAACACCTTATCCGTGAATTTCATGGACGCCATTATGAACCATTGCCGGTCTGTCCAGATTTCATCATCATCACGTCCGTCCCCCGACTTCCCTTTGCCCTTCTTGATGAATCGAGTGTTCGTGTCACGGACACTCTCAAACCACCCAATCAGATGTTCAGCTGCAAGTAGACAAAAGTACACAAATGTTAAAATATTTTAAGTAaaaaattgtttaattttttttatagtctACCGTAATTTCTGGAATATAAGCTACTACTTTTTCccccacacgctttgaacactgcggctataACAACAATGCTGCTAAtttggtgtaaattcacacacagtgtaaatataaggtcttacctgttcgcgttagtggattaatcatactttaattccttgcagtggctgaagaaaagtccctctccggcaCTTTGTGCCAGAGTTGCaccgtcagatcagttagcggagccTTCCCCGCCCCACCCTCCCCCACCGGTTCTCTGTGCagcaagttgaaaaagtcacagcgcctcattaacgtctgATTTACAACAGACACCAGGCGATCCTGGCTGAAAGTTAAAATTACACAGTTCACCGTGTGCAGCAGAGACACTGTGCGAGTGCTGGATGACGTACGCATCAATATTTACATGTCATCTTCAGGGGAAAAACATATTTACTGCACGCatttaattaaaatttaaaaatatttctgtctaacatctttctgtgtaaagatctcatgttacaacgtggaggcCCGCCACTTATCGACAAgtgcggcctatttatgtacagtttctttttccatttaaaattggtgggtacgGTTAATATTCAGGAGCGCTCTATAGTCTGAAAATTATGGTAAATATTCTAGAATATACTATTGGGACTCAAATCATGtcagacaaagtgaaaatacaaaaggAGCAACTTGTTACATAATTCTCACCACTCTTGTTCATAACTTTGGCCTGGGCCTCCCAAAGTCCTTGTTTAACATCATGTTTATGATAACCAGCCTTCTTTGTGTTCCAAACCTCTTCTGTTGCCTCAAGCCACTCAAACATGACTTTTTCTTCTTTGTCGGATAGCGCAAAGTCTTGTCTGGGGGCCCTCGGCTTCTTGGCAGTGGCTTTGGCTGCATTCAGACTTGGAGACCTTGATGAAATGCAAATATAAAAACCAATAACAAGAAAGAGTCACAATAAAGCACATAAGTGACGAGTATTGAATGATATGAATATAATGTACAATTATGAGATTACTTTGTCAACAAAGTTACACTTACGCATGGTGTGATCGGGCGAAGCATGGAGACTGATCGTGGGAGGACTGACTGGTGAGGCTGGTGACCAGAGGTGTGGCAACCGGTGATGCTGTGGCACTGGCATCTGTTGCTGTGGCCTGAAAAAGTAGTATTTGGTGATGAAGCAGTTGAAgtcacagctggaacacacaaacTCAAACAACaattctaggagtgagggaaggaggtttttgaggttaaagtccccaactcgatgaacttgatttcctcttcatcagctattagtcgttagctgaccacgatccttgtgtgatgttgtaatccttcaggaaattaatccacataagagtttattccttcttcaatcaaccaaaagttgatctaatccattctggtatgctgtgatgttctttgagagagaaaacgttgaacattcctcactcagacttaaggccagtgattattctccaatgctctgctactctgtgactggacggcctgagtgggagttgaaaactctctcaaatgatctcttatggctccaatcctctcactccacgattccaattgctgctcacaagatggtcaagtcttgtgatctcctcgtagcaggggagaagtggcaacagcccctctccctggaagaataaccccgtttcctggtgtttcacagtttatatatgtgctggactcttgttgtcttcaaatgatcttggttaccatggggacgctggtgactcaaaacctcctcccttctccttcgcttactggaagtcatctgcggccccttgccagtaacttatttctcaagttcctcttttctgttaacacttcagcttttgagaattcattcttttaaatcatttctttagaatcacatcaatcatattcaatcatttcattacaactctttttcacataaaaacaattcatatgatcatatacaagcattttcattccttattattcatttcatattttactaacatcttaatcatttgatcagttgtttatcatcagcttttcttgcctcgTTGCAACATCACTTCCTCTTtccctctgactctgcactctttatgaaaaaaaaactcatataatcattcatttcacttatttgtagcatactttttctaatcaactcttaattttaacacattaatacttcatttgatcatacttgttatgttagaatcattcttagacatattccatcgtcttcaccactgagttcattccgtgggcctccccatttgtaatggaaaagtccggtatgacctcacttactccgggaaagtaccaaacactggccagtttaatccaacagcatgtatattaatcccatggcacgtactatattccaagatgaaaacaagctgaaagcaagcttaaagtcatctttcctgacaccccctccatgacttgaagctctgccgatctctctatacctccataaaaacatcctcgtcgtcgtcgacagggtgaagggtgagcacttctttttcatgcaccatcggagacagaacaggaggagctggagttgaacgacactcatccagcaccacgtactcctctccgcccacctgtagattgctgtcgccgtcagaaggctgctcttccagtagcgatgattgtgatggtaatcccgatggagacaaagttgcctcatattcctgagatgataatccgtcagggaacgatggtgcgcatggtgaagtgggggtgacgggtgtataacatggtctaactggtgtagatggtcgtggtgatgtatccttcagttgaggtgaagcttcagcgtgaatatcctcaggctctggctgttgaaggtgttcgtccaggaacacctgcgtgagggcctccaaacaccagttcatatcctcggtctgcactccaacctccgcagtgcgctgtggagatgaatgtggagctggtggtaatgaaggaccaatggccacgatccggccatcggcaagatgagctgtggagaatcttattcccgtaggatacatccacattttggtaaacacggggcaatacatatatccctctggagacactacagtgtcagctcgtatttgatcaaccaaaagggaatgccaaatcatgtttgcctcgacctcaatttttaggtatgttgctgttggtacctggggcagaaaagaagtatccttccgtcccactattccccgtgcaacttgaacagggaagttgttgccataacacgtcgggcaccacagagtcggtgttatctcccagaagtagagcgcttgttccagggtggcttgacaatgaatacatcttatatccccctatagtgtaagaggaaacattagtcttttaactattatattgcaagcaagcaaaagagttcgtTGGGATcattcagatgcacgccagagccgcctcatgatcaccgtaggagagtgggactgtgatgacgttaccattcccgctgCAGCTGAAGCAGCtgcacgcgggaagcaagcatcataggtcgtaaaccataatagcaggagtagttgactaaccatggacagccagtataaagctgataacattccccatcctaaggcccaaattatgataagtccaagtttgtagagccagggtttcttgcgttgtacggctccagttaaagtagctatgtacgccaa is a genomic window of Thalassophryne amazonica unplaced genomic scaffold, fThaAma1.1, whole genome shotgun sequence containing:
- the LOC117505623 gene encoding uncharacterized protein LOC117505623, yielding MFEWLEATEEVWNTKKAGYHKHDVKQGLWEAQAKVMNKSAEHLIGWFESVRDTNTRFIKKGKGKSGDGRDDDEIWTDRQWFIMASMKFTDKVFRHRPKPVRSVEALILEHSGNLYAAEAAVAQEAADIDSEGEPRASTSAGPRRSPVKEGEMDRMLQLMQERAEDGRDRTEELQKCKEQHPSTARNTFAAYVRDSLSTMSEWSYRKAKDENLPGVDRV